The stretch of DNA ATAATAATGGACATTATTGTTAATAGTTTTGTTAAAACCTTTTCCTTTAATAATTTGTGATACAGGATGAGGATATTTTGAGCACAGGGGTCCAGACTCAGGACCAGGAGGATGGTGGTGTTAATAGCCAGTCTTGTTTGGAAGATGATGAAGATTCTATTGCTGAAGTACCAGAGAACCAGTCTCTCCATAATTCTTATCACAGCGATGATGAGCTCCACCCCTTGCATATAGATTTGGAAAAAGATATTTTATCAAACGAAGATGATGGTTCACATAACAAAACTGAACATTCAAGGATTATGAAATGTCAGGATGATACCATCGGTGAAGGAGCTTCTTTCTCGCCTGGTGAAGATTCTATTGCTAGATTCCAAGAGAACTCGCCCCTCTGCAATTCTTATCACACCGGCGACGATGAGCTGCACCGGTTGCATGCAgatttggaaaaaaatattttatcgaAAGGAGATGATGCTTCGCAGAACAAAACTGAGCATTCAAGGATTATGAACTCTCAGGATGATCCTATCGATGAAGGAGCTTTCTCGTCTGATGAAGATGCTATTGCTAGATTCCCAGAGAATCTGTCCGTCCATAAATCCTATCACAGCGGCAATGAGGAGCTCCACCACTTGCATATAgatttggaaaaaaatatatcagcAAAAGGAAACGATGCTTCACAGAATAAAATTGAGCATTCAAGGGTTATGAACTCTCAGGATGATTCCATTAGTGAAGAAACTCCTTTCTCGTCTGATGGTCATGCCTGGCCAGTAGTTGAAATGTCACATTCTTACTATGATTCTGCTGTGACCCATGACTACACAACAGATGGGTTATCTCTGGTAAATTCACAAATTAATGAAGATAACCAAACCCAAATAATTGGTCCAGAATCTAATTTACATCAAGAAGAGACTGGTAAGGGATTGTTACATAGGCAGTCTGATGATCCCTTCGGTTCTTACCAAAGCCAGGATCAAATTGGCTTGATTCAGTCTCTCATCAAGGATAAGGAGGTTAACTCCTATCATCACGAACAAAAAAGAGCTGGGTTAAGTTTCCCTGCTTCAAACAATGTTCCAATGGGGGATGGCCAATATTCTAGTCATTTTAAGGAGTCATTGCAAACATTGGATCAAGGTCAGAGGCAAGGTGGTAACGTTTATGTGCCAGAAAACATATCAGGTAAAATTTATTCTGATGCAGGAAGATACTTAATCCCTGGGCAAGATCCATTATCTGTAGGAAATACTACAGGTTGGGCTGTTAGCACCCCTCGCATGGTAGCACCCTCTCAATCGCATGGAAATACCGGAGCTTTCATTGGTCAGCCTTGGTTTGCAACAGACCATCATGTTCAGGGTGCCTGGAATGGATCTGGCAATGGGAGTCTATCTAGTCAGAGTCTCGGCACTGGAGGGAACTCTGATCAAAGCTTGTTTAGTGTTCTATCTCAATGTAGCCATATACGTTCGGGTAGCTCTTATGAGTCAATTAGACACACAGACCAGTTCCTTTCACCCGGAAACTATGGAGTAGTAGATGCAGGTACACATAGGATCAATGCTGTTGTACCACCATCTTCTCATCCACTAGACTATTTCAGCGGACGTGATGCACCTAGTGCTCTGGTGCCTGATGATATGACATGGATAAGCCTGCCTCCTCAGAATCCTGCTTTAAATGATCAAATGGGAAACTCATACTTGAGGTCATGGAACCggtaaaatatgtttttaccTAATTTAGCATAGTTAGTTTGTGGTTGAAGCACAATCCACAGAAGGGATACACATCCTGAGATAAGATAGGTTTATGTAAATAACTATACCATGGCCAACTCAACACCATGTAAATATCTAAATCTTAGATGTGATGGAAAGAAAATGCTGGGGGTGGGGGTAAGCTTAAGAATTTCATGTTGATAGGAAGTTAGAtatttcattcttaattttgttttgttttatgtgTTTCTTGAGAGAGattctttaataatttgaaaGGGTATCAAATGCTGAAAGCAGGCGCCTCTTTTTGAGCTATACTTTGTTCTTTTCCATAATTTATGTTTGTATTGTTGAAACAGGTCTTCTTCAGGTATGGTTAGAAACTCATGAAAGGTATCAATGACAGTTTATaaacattataaattattttatattataaactgTTCCAAACACTTGCTATATAAtaagatttatttattaattcatttatcaATATTTACTTACTAGTGTTGTATGTTATAAgcaaatacttttttt from Cicer arietinum cultivar CDC Frontier isolate Library 1 chromosome 3, Cicar.CDCFrontier_v2.0, whole genome shotgun sequence encodes:
- the LOC101511847 gene encoding uncharacterized protein, whose amino-acid sequence is MPMASDQRRKRLNGASMVRYGSPEQHRTKRNNFGPVQSDLTMKSHVSVEWDANHQRVVAKREQIGISWRQMRPFASFDHDGHEVLADVLAIPEEIFGLDSLSEVLSYAVWDTQLLDSERNFLMQFLPGDIEPHQVVQELLSGDNFDFGNPFLKWGASLCSGDLHPDMVVSQEQHLKSDKRAYFSQLRGYHKDMIGFLVKLKERWDSSQDSEKEILPKILRSNNYTEKGRLSKLDEFRDDNHDGNITVTSESYSWGAEEKAYGDNQISSMRQGNELQRRVLGKNFNKGKPRNMMTSSDFMLNVGGRPKKGGKLYKPNSHASDGDQYMSYIKISKKQHELVKSLKLSCKSIPARSLNCVLGDLDNFHVQPYKLFIKEEQKNLHEHWLQLVKKHLPAAYANRTERLMQKHAVRNSLLLEMKDKSNVLIEDEDILSTGVQTQDQEDGGVNSQSCLEDDEDSIAEVPENQSLHNSYHSDDELHPLHIDLEKDILSNEDDGSHNKTEHSRIMKCQDDTIGEGASFSPGEDSIARFQENSPLCNSYHTGDDELHRLHADLEKNILSKGDDASQNKTEHSRIMNSQDDPIDEGAFSSDEDAIARFPENLSVHKSYHSGNEELHHLHIDLEKNISAKGNDASQNKIEHSRVMNSQDDSISEETPFSSDGHAWPVVEMSHSYYDSAVTHDYTTDGLSLVNSQINEDNQTQIIGPESNLHQEETGKGLLHRQSDDPFGSYQSQDQIGLIQSLIKDKEVNSYHHEQKRAGLSFPASNNVPMGDGQYSSHFKESLQTLDQGQRQGGNVYVPENISGKIYSDAGRYLIPGQDPLSVGNTTGWAVSTPRMVAPSQSHGNTGAFIGQPWFATDHHVQGAWNGSGNGSLSSQSLGTGGNSDQSLFSVLSQCSHIRSGSSYESIRHTDQFLSPGNYGVVDAGTHRINAVVPPSSHPLDYFSGRDAPSALVPDDMTWISLPPQNPALNDQMGNSYLRSWNR